The genomic stretch CCAGGCCAACCTCCAGCAATTGGCCGAGTTCAACAGCTCACCGTTGAACCCGCAGGCCGCTGCCAGGCTGGAAACGCGCTTTCGCTACAACCAGGACGTGGTCAGCGTCAATGCCATCGGCCCCGGTGTGATGGCGCTGATCCTGGCGTTTATCCCGGCAATGCTCACTGCCCTGGGCATCGTGCGCGAGAAGGAGCTGGGCTCGATCACTAACTTCTATGCTACGCCGCTGACCCGCCTGGAATTCCTCCTCGGCAAACAGGCGCCGTACCTGGTCATCAGCCTGATCAACCTGGCCTTGCTGGTAGTCATGAATCGCTGGCTGTTCGGTGTGCCGTTCAAGGGCAGCGGCCTAACCCTGGCGTTTGGCGGCCTGCTGTATGTGCTGGCTACCACCAGCATGGGCCTGCTGATTTCTGCGTTCACCCGCACCCAGATTGCGGCGATCCTCGGCACCATGATCATCACCAGCCTGCCGACCATCCAGTTCTCCGGGCTGATCGTGCCCCGCTCGTCCCTGGAAGGGGCCGCCGCGCTGATGGGCATGCTGTTTCCCGCCGGTTACTTCCTGGATGTCGCCGTCGGTACCTTCACCAAAGCGCTGGACCTGCGCCAGTTGTGGCCGCAGTGCCTGGCGCTGTTCGGGTTTTTCCTGGGGTTCACCGGGCTGAGCCTGGTCATGCTCAAGAAGCAGGAGGCCTGATGCACACGTTCGCCCATATCCTGCGCCTGGGGATCAAAGAACTCACCAGCCTGCGCCACGACAGCGTGTTGCTGCTGTTTCTGTTCTACGCCTTTACCGTCGCCATCTATATGCCAGCAGCCGGCTCGGTGATTGGCGTACACAACGCCAGTGTGGCCTTTGTCGATGAAGACCACGGCCAATTATCGCGCCAGTTGGCCGAAGCCCTGCAGCCACCGGAGTTCCAGCCTGCCGTGCCACTGCCCTACGACCAGTTGGACAAGGTCATGGACAGCGGCCAGTACACCTTCGTGATCAACGTGCCGGCTAATTTCCAGGCGGACCTGTTGGCCGGGCGCCAGCCGAGCGTGCAGGTCAACGTGGATGCCACGGCAATGAGCCAGGCCTTTATGGGGGCTGGCTATATCGGGCGGATTTTCCAGCGCGAACTGCTGAACTACAGCGGCCAGCCTGACGCCAGCCAACGCGCGCCGGCGACCCTCACCACCCGGGCACTGTTCAACACCAACCTGGAAGGCGGCTGGTTCCTGGCGGTGATCCAGATCGTCAACAACATCACTATTCTCGCCATCGTCCTGACCGGTACCGCGCTGCTGCGCGAACGCGAGCACGGCACCCTCGACCATTTGCTGGTGCTGCCGCTCACGGCCCTGGAAATCATGCTGGCGAAAATCTGGAGCAACATGCTGGTGGTGGTGTTCTGCACCTGGCTGTCACTGGAAGTGGTGGTCAAGGGCCTGCTCGGCGTGCCGCTGGCCGGGTCGCCCGGCCTGTTCCTGCTGGTGACGGCGCTGTATCTGTTTGCCAGCACCGCCCTGGGAATCTTCCTCGCCACCCTCGCCCGTTCAACCCCACAGTTCGGCTTGCTGGCGATTCCGGTGATTATCCCGATGCTGCTTTTGTCAGGCGGCAGTACGCCGTTGGACAGCATGCCCGAATGGTTGCAGTGGGTGATGCAGGGTTCGCCGTCGACACATTTTGTGAGCCTGAGTGCAGCGATTCTGTTCCGGGATGCGGGAGTGAGCGTGGTGTGGCCGGACTTGCTGGCGCTGGCGGGGATTGGATTGTTGTTTTTTGCGGTGGCGTTGGCGCGATTCAGGAAAAGTCTGGCCTCATGAGGCACCTGCAAAGACGCCATCGCAGGTAAGCCAGCTCCCACATCTTGATTTGTGAACACCATCAAATGTGAGAGCTGGCTTACCGGGGCGCCGCGTCGCGGCGATGGGCGCGAAGCGTGCGCTTTACTGGATGATCAAGTTGTTGAACAGCAGATCTTCAACCACCGGCTGGCCCGTCTCGTCATTCATCACTTGTTGGGTCTGCTTCAACGCCTCCTGGCGCAGCTTCTCTTTGCCTTCGACACTGCCCATGCTCTCGACCGTCTGCTGGGTAAACAACGCCACCAGTTGGTTGCGAATCAACGGCTCATTGGCCTTGATCGCCGCAGCCGCTTGCGGGCCGGTCACGCGCAGGGCCACATCGGCCTTGTACACCCGCAGTTTCGCGCCGCCATCCAGGGCGTAGTTGCCCACAAAAGGCGGCGTCAGGCTGTAATAGCTGACCTTCGGCGCTTCGCCTTCCTTGGCTTCTTCGGCATGGGCTGCCATCGGCAGCGTCAGGGCCAGCATCAACAGGGTCCACGCTTTCACAGTTCATTCCTCACATTCGATTGCCAGTAGCATAACGCTAGCAAGGCAGAGCACAAGCTTATGGCGACTTATCAGGCCGGGGCATGCTCGTTGACCCTTGACCTGACCCACCTACACTTATCGGCCAATACGCCAAAAGGAAGAGTCCGATGAAAGCCGTGCTGTGCAAAGCCTTCGGCCCCGCCGAAACCCTGGTGCTGGAAGAGGTCGCCAGCCCCGCGATCAAGAAGAACGAGGTCCTGCTGGAGG from Pseudomonas fluorescens encodes the following:
- a CDS encoding ABC transporter permease, with the protein product MHTFAHILRLGIKELTSLRHDSVLLLFLFYAFTVAIYMPAAGSVIGVHNASVAFVDEDHGQLSRQLAEALQPPEFQPAVPLPYDQLDKVMDSGQYTFVINVPANFQADLLAGRQPSVQVNVDATAMSQAFMGAGYIGRIFQRELLNYSGQPDASQRAPATLTTRALFNTNLEGGWFLAVIQIVNNITILAIVLTGTALLREREHGTLDHLLVLPLTALEIMLAKIWSNMLVVVFCTWLSLEVVVKGLLGVPLAGSPGLFLLVTALYLFASTALGIFLATLARSTPQFGLLAIPVIIPMLLLSGGSTPLDSMPEWLQWVMQGSPSTHFVSLSAAILFRDAGVSVVWPDLLALAGIGLLFFAVALARFRKSLAS
- a CDS encoding flagellar basal body-associated protein FliL, with protein sequence MKAWTLLMLALTLPMAAHAEEAKEGEAPKVSYYSLTPPFVGNYALDGGAKLRVYKADVALRVTGPQAAAAIKANEPLIRNQLVALFTQQTVESMGSVEGKEKLRQEALKQTQQVMNDETGQPVVEDLLFNNLIIQ